A DNA window from Aureibaculum sp. 2308TA14-22 contains the following coding sequences:
- a CDS encoding DUF6646 family protein — translation MKNIFLVVTLFSVFYVNSQAFYGKDDSKFQVGVNLQHNATSINVAYDYGLGENFSVGVVSSYALGVPKILDAKFDDRFDLKARFNANIGSVLNIDENFDFYPGLNFSFKNFGAHAGARYFFSDGFGIFSEVNFPISKYSSDELTDAQKLHNQFTFGIGTVFNLN, via the coding sequence ATGAAAAATATATTTTTAGTAGTAACATTATTTAGTGTATTTTATGTTAATTCACAGGCATTTTATGGAAAAGATGACAGCAAGTTTCAAGTAGGTGTAAACTTACAGCATAATGCAACTTCTATAAATGTTGCTTACGATTACGGACTAGGTGAAAATTTTTCCGTTGGAGTTGTTTCTTCTTATGCCTTAGGTGTTCCAAAAATATTAGATGCAAAATTTGATGATCGTTTTGATTTAAAAGCTCGATTTAATGCAAATATTGGAAGCGTTTTAAATATTGATGAAAATTTTGATTTTTATCCGGGTTTAAATTTCAGTTTCAAGAATTTTGGTGCACATGCTGGAGCCCGATATTTTTTTAGTGATGGATTCGGCATTTTCTCCGAAGTAAACTTCCCTATATCAAAATACAGTTCAGATGAACTAACTGATGCACAGAAATTACATAATCAATTTACATTTGGTATTGGTACCGTATTCAATTTGAACTAA
- a CDS encoding regulatory protein RecX, producing MYNKKFYSFEEAKRRLENYCAYQERCHVEVERKTYEMNLSPKERETLILHLLELDFLNEERFSKAFARGKFIIKKWGKIRIARELRYRKITDYNINKALSEIDKTEYINTFTQLAEKKFTQITEKNIQKKRKKLADYLLYRGWESNLVYAKITELTS from the coding sequence ATGTATAACAAGAAATTTTATTCATTTGAAGAGGCAAAAAGACGGCTAGAGAATTATTGTGCTTACCAAGAGCGTTGTCATGTTGAGGTTGAGAGGAAAACCTATGAAATGAATTTATCACCTAAAGAAAGGGAGACTTTAATTTTACATTTATTGGAACTCGATTTTTTAAATGAAGAGCGTTTTTCAAAAGCTTTTGCTAGAGGGAAATTTATTATAAAAAAATGGGGAAAAATAAGAATAGCCAGAGAATTGAGATATAGAAAAATCACAGATTATAACATAAATAAAGCTTTAAGCGAGATTGATAAAACGGAATATATTAATACATTTACTCAATTGGCAGAAAAAAAATTCACTCAAATAACAGAGAAAAATATTCAGAAAAAAAGAAAAAAATTAGCAGATTATTTATTGTACAGAGGTTGGGAATCTAATTTGGTGTATGCTAAAATAACAGAATTGACTTCTTAA
- a CDS encoding single-stranded DNA-binding protein codes for MAGTLNKVMLIGHLGDEVKMHYFEGGNSIGRFPVATNESYTNRQTGERVTTTEWHNVVVRNKLAEICEKFLSKGDKVYIEGRIKTRQWDDQNGNKRYTTEVHAAEMTFLTTKKELDSGRSKSNPPAPSDTKTSKPKSDEVPKEVDDDLPF; via the coding sequence ATGGCAGGCACGTTAAATAAAGTAATGTTAATTGGACATTTAGGAGATGAAGTAAAAATGCACTATTTTGAAGGCGGCAACTCAATTGGTCGATTTCCTGTAGCTACCAATGAAAGTTATACAAACAGACAGACTGGAGAAAGAGTTACCACTACAGAATGGCATAACGTTGTGGTAAGAAATAAGTTAGCTGAAATTTGCGAAAAATTTTTAAGCAAAGGTGATAAGGTTTATATCGAGGGACGGATTAAAACCCGTCAATGGGATGACCAAAATGGCAATAAAAGATACACTACAGAAGTTCATGCTGCTGAAATGACCTTTTTAACCACAAAAAAAGAGTTGGATAGTGGCCGATCAAAAAGTAATCCGCCCGCACCTTCAGACACTAAAACTTCAAAACCTAAAAGTGATGAGGTTCCTAAAGAAGTTGATGATGATTTACCATTTTAA
- the gldE gene encoding gliding motility-associated protein GldE — protein MDPEPPSLFLLITIDWSFTTGIIALLVLLLISALVSGSEVAFFSLSKTTLNEAEESKKTALVSKLLDSPKKLLATILITNNFINILIVLLFAYLGDFFFGDIINTGLRFLLEVILITFLILLFGEVLPKVYANRNALKFASLMVTPINMLSVMLTPLSIPLLNLTSIVEKRLGRKNSDFSVETLSQALELTSEEGTSKQEQKILQGIVTFGNTETVHVMCPRTDVFALPDSDNFIEVVAKIIKNGHSRIPVYEDNIDQIIGILYSKDLLPHLNKKTFNWKKVIRQPFFVPENKKLDDLLKEFQEMKNHLAIVVDEYGGTSGIVTLEDVIEEIVGDISDEFDDNDLSYSKLDTNNYVFEGKIALKDFYKVLKIDESIFEKHKGEAETLAGFILEINEKFPQLNEQITFDDYKFKIEIVDKKRIKQIKVTKPDEQDVATT, from the coding sequence TTGGATCCTGAACCCCCGAGTTTATTTTTACTAATTACCATAGATTGGTCATTTACCACTGGAATAATTGCTCTTTTAGTCTTGCTTTTAATATCAGCCTTAGTTTCTGGGTCTGAAGTTGCATTTTTTTCGTTATCAAAAACAACCTTAAATGAAGCTGAAGAATCCAAAAAAACAGCTTTGGTTTCTAAACTTTTAGACAGCCCAAAAAAATTATTGGCCACCATTTTAATTACCAATAATTTTATTAATATTTTAATCGTTTTGTTATTTGCATATCTTGGCGATTTTTTCTTTGGAGATATAATCAATACTGGTTTACGTTTTTTATTGGAAGTAATACTAATCACTTTTTTAATTTTATTGTTTGGTGAAGTTCTACCTAAAGTCTATGCCAACAGAAATGCCCTAAAGTTTGCTTCATTAATGGTTACTCCTATTAATATGTTAAGTGTAATGCTTACACCTTTAAGCATTCCGCTATTAAATTTAACCAGTATTGTAGAAAAAAGATTGGGTAGAAAAAATTCTGATTTTTCAGTAGAAACACTTTCGCAAGCATTAGAATTAACCTCTGAAGAAGGAACTTCCAAACAAGAGCAAAAAATTTTACAGGGCATTGTAACTTTTGGCAATACAGAAACGGTTCACGTTATGTGTCCAAGGACAGATGTTTTTGCTTTACCCGATAGTGATAATTTTATTGAAGTAGTAGCAAAAATAATTAAAAACGGTCACTCCAGAATACCCGTTTACGAGGATAACATTGACCAAATTATTGGTATTCTATATTCTAAAGATCTGTTACCGCATCTCAATAAAAAAACATTTAACTGGAAAAAAGTAATTAGACAGCCTTTTTTTGTGCCCGAAAACAAAAAGCTGGATGATTTATTAAAAGAGTTTCAAGAAATGAAAAATCATCTGGCCATAGTAGTTGATGAGTATGGCGGAACCTCTGGTATTGTAACCTTAGAAGATGTTATTGAAGAAATTGTAGGAGACATTAGTGATGAATTTGATGATAATGATTTGAGTTATTCTAAACTCGATACCAATAATTATGTATTCGAGGGTAAAATTGCCTTAAAGGATTTTTATAAAGTATTAAAAATTGATGAATCCATTTTTGAGAAACATAAAGGTGAAGCCGAAACATTGGCAGGGTTTATATTGGAGATTAACGAAAAATTTCCCCAATTAAATGAGCAAATAACTTTTGATGATTATAAATTTAAGATAGAAATAGTAGACAAAAAACGTATTAAACAAATAAAAGTAACTAAACCCGATGAGCAAGATGTTGCCACAACTTAA
- the gldD gene encoding gliding motility lipoprotein GldD, translating to MLPQLKKLILLTLIVLIQTSCSNEEYLPKPKAFLRLDYTDTNYKAVANNCPYSFETSENAEVSFNEKCWVNIKYPKLRASLNITYRSVENNLPELLRETEKLTYNHTIKADNIISNNYENTNSKKYGALREVIGNAASSLQFHLTDSTKHFITGALYFEAKPNYDSILPAVKYIEKDIQHIMESLSWK from the coding sequence ATGTTGCCACAACTTAAAAAGTTAATACTACTAACACTAATAGTATTAATACAAACCTCATGTTCTAATGAGGAATATTTACCTAAACCCAAAGCATTTTTACGTTTAGATTATACTGATACCAACTATAAAGCTGTTGCTAACAATTGCCCTTACAGCTTCGAAACATCTGAGAATGCAGAAGTCAGTTTTAATGAAAAATGCTGGGTAAACATTAAGTATCCCAAGCTTAGAGCATCACTTAATATTACCTATAGATCAGTAGAAAATAATTTGCCAGAACTATTACGTGAAACTGAGAAACTTACCTATAACCACACCATTAAAGCTGATAATATAATTTCTAATAATTATGAAAATACAAACTCAAAAAAGTATGGAGCCTTAAGAGAAGTAATTGGCAATGCAGCATCTTCGTTACAATTTCATTTAACCGACAGTACTAAGCATTTTATTACTGGAGCATTGTATTTTGAAGCCAAACCAAATTACGATTCTATTCTACCAGCGGTAAAATATATTGAAAAAGACATTCAGCACATTATGGAGTCCTTAAGTTGGAAATAA
- a CDS encoding HU family DNA-binding protein produces MTKAEIVASISEKSGIEKVDVLRVVEDFMKEVKSSLENDENVYLRGFGSFIIKTRAEKTGRNISKNTTIKIPAHNIPSFKPAKVFVEGVKKNVPVK; encoded by the coding sequence ATGACAAAAGCAGAGATTGTAGCCAGCATTTCAGAAAAATCTGGTATTGAAAAGGTTGATGTACTAAGAGTGGTGGAAGACTTTATGAAAGAAGTAAAAAGTTCACTTGAAAATGACGAAAATGTATATTTAAGAGGTTTCGGAAGTTTCATTATAAAAACCAGAGCCGAAAAGACAGGTAGAAATATTTCTAAAAATACCACAATTAAAATTCCGGCACATAATATTCCATCTTTTAAACCAGCTAAAGTGTTTGTAGAGGGTGTTAAAAAGAACGTACCGGTAAAATAA
- the mutY gene encoding A/G-specific adenine glycosylase, protein MNFSKLLINWYLQNKRDLPWRKTKNPYHIWLSEIILQQTRVSQGLDYYEKFITTFPTVYNLASADEEKVLKLWQGLGYYSRARNLHFSAKYIVNELDGKFPDTYKDILNLKGVGDYTASAIASICYNEPCAVVDGNVYRVLARYFGIDTAINSTKGAKVFKKLAQELLDVEDPATFNQAIMEFGARQCKPKNPDCSICPFQNSCKALEENKIATLPFKDKKVTVRNRFFNYLVFVSPTNKTVLNKRESKGIWRNLYEFPLIETSSEIDVDELIKLKEFHEASTSDKNEIKLFNKNPVIHKLSHQHLSVKFWVIRTEKEIENGVSISNFEKYPIPILIHRFVEAYF, encoded by the coding sequence ATGAATTTTTCTAAACTATTAATAAACTGGTATTTACAAAATAAGCGAGACTTGCCTTGGCGTAAAACCAAAAATCCTTACCATATATGGCTATCTGAAATTATTCTACAGCAAACAAGGGTCAGTCAAGGGCTTGATTATTATGAAAAATTTATTACAACATTTCCTACTGTTTATAATTTAGCTAGTGCTGATGAAGAAAAGGTGCTTAAATTATGGCAAGGCTTAGGTTATTACTCTAGAGCTAGAAATCTTCATTTTTCAGCTAAGTACATCGTTAATGAATTAGACGGGAAATTTCCTGATACATATAAAGATATTTTAAATTTAAAAGGAGTTGGCGATTACACTGCATCTGCAATTGCGTCTATCTGTTATAACGAACCTTGTGCCGTTGTAGATGGTAATGTTTACAGGGTTTTAGCTCGTTATTTTGGTATTGACACGGCCATTAATAGTACCAAAGGAGCAAAAGTTTTTAAAAAATTAGCACAAGAACTTTTAGATGTTGAAGACCCAGCAACATTCAATCAGGCTATTATGGAATTTGGAGCTAGGCAGTGTAAGCCTAAAAACCCTGATTGTTCTATTTGTCCTTTTCAAAATTCTTGTAAAGCTTTAGAAGAAAATAAGATAGCAACATTACCATTTAAAGATAAAAAAGTTACAGTCCGTAATAGATTTTTCAATTATCTAGTCTTTGTTAGTCCAACCAATAAAACTGTCTTAAATAAACGCGAAAGCAAAGGTATTTGGAGAAATTTATACGAGTTTCCATTAATTGAAACTTCTAGCGAAATTGATGTGGATGAACTTATAAAGCTTAAGGAATTTCATGAAGCCTCTACGTCAGACAAAAATGAAATTAAGCTTTTCAATAAAAATCCCGTAATACATAAATTATCACACCAACATTTATCTGTTAAATTTTGGGTGATCCGCACAGAAAAAGAGATTGAAAATGGTGTGTCAATCAGCAATTTTGAGAAATACCCAATACCTATTTTGATTCATAGATTTGTAGAAGCTTATTTTTAA
- a CDS encoding ribonuclease E/G — protein sequence MKTELIIRSSSSDIDFALLKDGRLNELHKETNDNNFNVGDIFLAKIKKTLSGLNASFVNVGSEKDAFLHYHDLGPQLLSLTKYIKLVSTGKLKDYTLKDFHLEKDINKNGKIDQVIKAGQNLLVQVVKEPISTKGPRISSELSIAGRYLVLVPFSDRVSVSQKISNNKEKARLKRLAKSIKPKGFGVILRTVAEGIKVAELDRDLQNSLQRWVNLSKQLPRAQAPAKVLSELNRGSSILRDIFDDSFTSIVTDDAQLYDELKVYLERIAPKKVSIVKLYKSKLPIFEKYGIEKQIKTAFGKTVSMPKGAYLVIEHTEALHVIDVNSGNRSNKANSQADTALEVNLIAASEIARQLQLRDMGGIIVVDFIDMHTAGHRQKLFDHLKKEMKSNRTKHKILPPSKFGLVQITRQRVRPEMVIKTQEENPNVNGEVEAPIVLVDKIENHLDRIIDKSKKGLTLHAHSFVESYLKKGMPSIQQKWFFKYKKWIKVLPRDAYQYLEYHFFDKDGNEIK from the coding sequence GTGAAAACAGAATTAATCATTAGATCAAGTTCCTCTGATATAGATTTTGCCTTATTAAAAGATGGTAGACTTAATGAGTTACACAAAGAAACAAATGACAATAATTTTAATGTTGGTGATATATTTTTAGCCAAAATTAAAAAAACGTTGTCAGGCTTAAATGCATCATTTGTAAATGTGGGCAGTGAAAAAGATGCCTTTTTACATTATCATGATTTGGGACCTCAATTGTTGTCTTTAACTAAGTACATTAAGTTAGTAAGCACGGGTAAACTAAAAGATTACACTTTAAAAGATTTCCATTTAGAAAAAGACATAAATAAGAATGGGAAAATTGACCAAGTTATTAAAGCAGGTCAAAATTTATTAGTACAAGTTGTTAAAGAACCAATATCTACTAAAGGACCTCGAATAAGTTCTGAACTTTCTATTGCTGGTAGATATTTGGTGTTAGTACCTTTTTCTGATAGAGTTTCGGTATCACAAAAAATATCGAACAATAAAGAAAAAGCAAGACTAAAACGACTTGCAAAAAGTATTAAGCCCAAAGGCTTTGGCGTTATTTTAAGAACGGTGGCCGAGGGTATTAAAGTCGCTGAACTAGATAGAGATTTGCAAAACTCTCTACAACGTTGGGTAAACTTAAGCAAACAGTTGCCAAGAGCTCAAGCTCCGGCAAAAGTGTTGTCTGAATTAAATAGAGGTTCCTCTATTTTGCGTGATATTTTTGATGATTCATTTACAAGTATTGTTACTGATGATGCTCAGTTATATGATGAACTCAAAGTATATTTAGAACGCATTGCTCCTAAAAAAGTTTCTATAGTTAAACTTTATAAATCAAAGTTGCCGATTTTTGAAAAATACGGTATAGAGAAACAAATAAAAACAGCATTTGGTAAAACAGTATCAATGCCTAAAGGAGCGTATTTGGTTATTGAACATACAGAAGCGTTACATGTAATTGATGTAAATAGCGGAAATCGTTCAAACAAAGCAAATTCACAAGCTGATACAGCATTAGAAGTAAATTTAATTGCAGCATCAGAAATAGCACGTCAATTGCAATTACGTGATATGGGTGGAATTATTGTGGTAGATTTTATAGACATGCACACAGCAGGTCATAGACAAAAACTTTTTGACCATTTAAAAAAGGAAATGAAGTCAAATAGAACTAAACACAAAATTTTACCGCCAAGTAAATTTGGTTTGGTGCAAATTACCAGACAACGTGTAAGACCAGAAATGGTTATAAAAACACAAGAAGAGAATCCAAACGTAAATGGAGAGGTCGAGGCTCCTATAGTTTTAGTGGATAAAATTGAAAATCATTTAGACAGAATTATAGATAAATCAAAAAAAGGATTAACGCTTCATGCACATTCTTTTGTGGAATCTTATCTTAAAAAGGGGATGCCCTCAATTCAGCAAAAATGGTTTTTTAAATATAAAAAGTGGATTAAAGTTTTACCAAGAGATGCTTACCAATATCTTGAATATCATTTTTTTGATAAAGATGGTAATGAGATAAAATAA